DNA from Palaemon carinicauda isolate YSFRI2023 chromosome 23, ASM3689809v2, whole genome shotgun sequence:
ttatataggggatatgaaaatattttatttataaatctttatAAAGCAATAAATGATTATACTGATAGAGCATATTCAATTTTGTTTAACATCAGGATGAAATTTTCAACATATCACATTCCCACTctttcttgcttcagggtacactcgggcacactattttatctgatttctcttcctcttgttttgttaaagcttttatagtttatataggaaatatttattctaatgttactttcttaaaatattttatttttccttgtttcctctcctcactggaccattttccctgttggagccccgtgcttatagtatcttgcttttccaacttgggttgtctgtctgtttgtctttctcagattgccttaccattgtgcaagggttgtagcttagcaagtaataataataataacaataataataataataataataataataataataataataataataataataatagtaataataataataatgtaactttATCTTTAGTTTGATTTGAATCGGCCCGAAGCCCTGTCCATTTCCCATGTGTCCATGTGTCACATTTGACGAATGCCATTTGTCTTTCAAATCTTTTCCTCGTTTTAAATTTCTCTTGGAAGAAGGTTCTTCAGTTTCAGATGATTGCTAGTGTTATTTTCGTTCCTGTAACGTCATGTACGATTGCTAATGTTACTTTCGTTCATGTAACGTCATTTACGATTGCTAATGTTACTTTCGTTCATGTAACGTCATTTACGATTGCTAATGTTACTTTCGTTCATGTAACATCAGTTGCAATTGCTAATGTTACTTTTCTTCCTGTAACATCAGTTGCAATTGCTAATGTTACTTTCGTTCCTGTAACGTCAGTTACGATTGCTAATGTTACTTTCGTTCCTGTAACGTCAGTTGCAATTGCTAATGTTACTTTCGTTCCTGTAGCGTCAGTTACGATTGCTAATGTTACTTTTCGTTCTTGTAACTTCATTTACGATTGCTAATGTTACTTTCGTTCCTGAAACATCAGTTGCAATTGCTAATGTTACTTTCGTTCCTGTAACGTCAGTTACGGTTGCTAATGTTACTTTCGTTCCTGTAGCGTCAGTTACGATTGCTAATGTTACTTTTCGTTCTTGTAACTTCATTTACGATTGCTAATGTTACTTTCGTTCCTGAAACATCAGTTGCAATTGCTAATGTTACTTTCGTTCCTGTAACGTCAGTTACGGTTGCTAATGTTACTTTCGTTCCTGTAACGTCAGTTACGGTTGCTAATGTTACTTTCGTTCCTGCATCGTCATTTACGATTGCTAATGTTACTTTCGTTCCTGCATCGTCATTTACGATTGCTAATGTTACTTTCGTTCCTGCATCGTCATTTACGATTGCTAATGTTACTTTCGTTCCTGCATCGTCATTTACGATTGCTAATGTTACTTTCGTTCCTGAAACATCAGTTGCAATTGCTAATGTTACTTTCGTTCCTGTAACGTCAGTTACGGTTGCTAATGTTACTTTCGTTCCTGCATCGTCATTTACGATTGCTAATGTTACTTTCGTTCCTGCATCGTCATTTACGATTGCTAATGTTACTTTCGTTCCTGAAACATCAGTTGCAATTGCTAATGTTACTTTCGTTCCTGTAACGTCAGTTACGGTTACTAATGTTACTTTCGTTCCTGCATCGTCATTTACGATTGCTAATGTTACCTTCGTTCCTGTAACGTCATTTACGATTGTTAATGTTACTTTCGTCCTTTCGTTCTTGTAACGCCATTTACGACTGCTAATGTTACTTTCGTCCTTTCGTTCATGTAACATCAGTTACAATTGCTGATGTTACTTTTGTTCCTTCAACGTCAGTTATGATTGTTAATGTTACTTTCTTTCCTATAACGTCAGTTTATGTTACTCAAGCAACCAATCAGTTATCGTGACGTCACATTCCACTTCCAACCAGAACGGTAGAACAATAACCTTCTCCTATTTCCTCTACCCTTCCCTCtgcctcccctccccttcccttcccctatGCCTCCCCCTCCTAGCCCTCCTACCCCCAACCTCCCTCTTTCGTCCTCACACAAGCGCGCTATGCATGTTATAAAGTGTGTAGAGTTGAGGGGTCGACAAAGCCCCctccctctacccccccccccccctgggtggagggagg
Protein-coding regions in this window:
- the LOC137617685 gene encoding uncharacterized protein gives rise to the protein MLLFVLVTSFTIANVTFVPETSVAIANVTFVPVTSVTVANVTFVPVTSVTVANVTFVPASSFTIANVTFVPASSFTIANVTFVPASSFTIANVTFVPASSFTIANVTFVPETSVAIANVTFVPVTSVTVANVTFVPASSFTIANVTFVPASSFTIANVTFVPETSVAIANVTFVPVTSVTVTNVTFVPASSFTIANVTFVPVTSFTIVNVTFVLSFL